Proteins encoded within one genomic window of Citricoccus muralis:
- a CDS encoding glycosyltransferase family 4 protein has translation MRIQMVAESFLPLMNGVTNSVLRLVDEYAAAGHDLSIIAPKQRGADRFLRTSSGRKVRVRRVPSLPMLGYGDVRIATTNVSQLRRKIADFAPDVLHLASPTLLGGRAVVAGQRLGIPTVAVYQTDIPGYTAKYGMPFLESASWQLLRDVHNRATLTLAPSTATRDQLKAHDIERVHLWRRGVDTSLFSPRHRDASLRAELASDYERIVMYVGRLAAEKQVEDLRVLHDTPGVRVVIIGEGPEEPTLRALMPRARFRGFRSGTDLARHLATADVFVHTGELETFCQTIQEAMASGVPAIAPRSGGPIDLISPSRTGWLYTPGQLDELVSASRDLLFDDAKRASFGEAALESVRRRTWPVLAEQLMGYYEQAIQAQQLAPLPR, from the coding sequence ATGAGGATTCAGATGGTCGCAGAATCATTTCTTCCGCTGATGAATGGAGTCACTAACTCCGTTCTCCGTCTCGTCGACGAATACGCCGCCGCTGGCCATGATCTCTCGATCATCGCACCGAAGCAGCGCGGCGCCGATCGGTTCTTGCGCACCTCCTCCGGACGTAAGGTGCGGGTCCGCCGAGTGCCCTCCCTGCCGATGCTCGGTTACGGGGACGTGCGGATCGCCACCACGAACGTCTCCCAGCTGCGGCGCAAAATCGCCGATTTCGCCCCCGACGTCCTGCACCTGGCCTCCCCCACCCTGTTGGGTGGCCGCGCCGTCGTCGCCGGACAACGCTTAGGCATCCCCACCGTGGCGGTCTACCAAACCGACATCCCCGGTTACACCGCCAAGTACGGAATGCCGTTCTTGGAATCCGCCAGCTGGCAGCTGCTGCGGGATGTGCACAATCGAGCCACTCTGACCTTGGCTCCCTCGACGGCGACCCGGGACCAGCTGAAAGCCCACGACATTGAGCGGGTGCACCTGTGGCGCCGCGGTGTGGACACCTCCCTGTTCTCCCCCCGCCACCGCGATGCGAGCCTGCGCGCCGAACTCGCTTCGGACTACGAGCGGATCGTGATGTACGTGGGCCGGCTGGCCGCGGAAAAACAGGTGGAAGATCTGAGGGTACTGCATGATACCCCCGGTGTCCGCGTGGTCATTATCGGCGAGGGCCCCGAAGAGCCGACCCTGCGGGCGCTGATGCCGCGGGCCCGTTTCCGCGGGTTCCGCTCCGGCACGGATCTCGCCCGGCACCTGGCCACCGCCGATGTGTTTGTGCACACGGGGGAACTGGAGACCTTCTGCCAGACCATTCAGGAAGCCATGGCCTCCGGTGTGCCCGCCATCGCCCCGCGCAGCGGCGGACCGATCGACTTAATCTCCCCCAGCCGCACCGGCTGGCTTTACACCCCCGGCCAGCTCGATGAACTCGTCAGCGCGTCCCGAGATTTGCTTTTCGACGACGCCAAGCGCGCCTCCTTTGGTGAAGCCGCACTGGAATCGGTGCGCAGGCGGACCTGGCCGGTGCTGGCCGAACAGCTGATGGGGTACTACGAGCAGGCGATCCAGGCGCAGCAGCTGGCCCCACTGCCCCGCTGA
- a CDS encoding alpha/beta fold hydrolase: MSVPDAPPIRWRDRIFPPAPPADTAEITGAPAQEPERLDVNYPDPVSARTSRYTVWRYPARLAAGETARRTMVWVHGFRGDHHGLALIADVLSACDDDVEVLVPDLPGFGDSAAFPDAEHSVHHYVDALDSGLGELLAPRRRDTARPWLLGHSFGSVVASHWAARSPESWAGLALVNPISEPALSPGSTLTERWAARLAQGYYEAAAALPQRLGRGLLAHPGVVWATGTFMSRTADRRILAYTHDQHQRYFSNFASRAMLVEAYRSSVTGTVLDAASELRLPVLLIAGDQDPLGTPESQQLLAARIAEASMSVRLEMLHGVGHLIHYERPVEVVRLLRSWMQQQTAIPKVGSKDVDGVDPQSHGAVGATGR, from the coding sequence ATGAGTGTTCCCGATGCTCCCCCGATTCGCTGGCGCGACCGCATCTTCCCCCCGGCTCCCCCGGCCGACACCGCGGAGATCACCGGCGCCCCGGCACAGGAACCCGAACGCCTGGATGTCAATTATCCGGACCCGGTGTCAGCCCGGACGTCACGGTACACGGTGTGGCGCTACCCGGCCCGTCTGGCTGCTGGAGAGACGGCTCGCCGCACGATGGTGTGGGTGCACGGTTTTCGCGGGGATCACCACGGCCTGGCGCTGATCGCCGATGTGCTTTCGGCTTGCGACGACGACGTCGAAGTGCTGGTACCCGATCTCCCCGGCTTCGGGGACTCTGCGGCGTTTCCCGACGCCGAGCATTCGGTGCACCACTACGTGGATGCCCTGGATTCCGGGCTGGGCGAACTGCTGGCGCCGCGGCGTCGTGACACCGCCCGGCCTTGGTTGCTGGGGCATTCCTTCGGTTCGGTGGTGGCCTCGCATTGGGCAGCCCGCTCCCCGGAGAGTTGGGCCGGGTTGGCGCTGGTCAATCCGATTTCCGAACCAGCGCTGAGCCCGGGCAGCACGCTCACCGAACGCTGGGCCGCCCGGTTGGCGCAGGGGTATTACGAGGCTGCGGCGGCCCTGCCACAGCGCCTGGGTCGCGGACTCCTGGCTCATCCGGGCGTGGTGTGGGCGACGGGGACGTTCATGTCGCGCACCGCCGATCGTCGAATTCTGGCGTACACCCACGATCAGCATCAGCGCTATTTCTCCAACTTCGCCTCCCGGGCAATGCTGGTGGAGGCGTACCGGTCGTCGGTGACGGGGACCGTGCTGGACGCGGCTTCGGAGTTGCGGTTGCCGGTGTTGCTGATCGCCGGGGACCAGGATCCGTTGGGCACCCCGGAGTCTCAACAACTCTTAGCTGCCCGCATCGCGGAGGCCTCGATGTCGGTGCGGTTAGAGATGCTGCACGGTGTGGGACACCTGATTCACTATGAGCGCCCGGTGGAGGTGGTGCGGCTGCTGCGCTCGTGGATGCAGCAACAGACCGCGATTCCGAAAGTGGGCTCAAAGGATGTCGACGGGGTCGATCCGCAGTCGCACGGCGCCGTCGGTGCGACGGGCCGATGA
- the glpK gene encoding glycerol kinase GlpK codes for MTASAIMSIDQGTTSSRVVIYDERARVLSSAQREHRQHFPQPGWVEHDAVEIWNTVRELMGLVTARAGMSAEDIACIGITNQRETTVLWDVETGRPVHRAIVWQDTRTDDLLARVRESEDADELRRITGLPLASYFCAPKIAWILEYSEPARLAAERGTLRFGTMDTWLLWNLTGGVHGGVHATDITNASRTLLMDLETGQWRPELGAHFGLDPEQLGPMLPEIRASVSDFGAVSARVPLAGVRVTGILGDQQSAAFGQAVFAPGEVKNTYGTGCFLLHNTGAEVVRSEHGLLSTVAYQLDGEAPMYALEGSIAQAGSVVQWLRDNLGVITTSEDVERLAGTVTDNGGVYFVPAFSGLFAPHWRPDARGLIIGLTGYATAGHIARAALEATAFQTRDVLAAVVEDTGLTPEVIRADGGMSVNDELMQFQADVLGVPVQRPRNVETTALGAAYAAGLGHGVWTDLDQLRELCVTGQRWEPAMAPEQREALRRRWARAVVHAQGWLLDDA; via the coding sequence ATGACGGCGAGCGCGATCATGAGTATCGACCAGGGCACCACCTCCTCACGGGTGGTGATCTACGACGAACGCGCCCGGGTGCTCAGCTCCGCCCAGCGCGAGCATCGGCAACATTTCCCGCAACCCGGGTGGGTGGAGCACGATGCCGTCGAGATCTGGAACACCGTCCGGGAACTGATGGGTTTGGTGACGGCGCGCGCGGGCATGTCCGCCGAGGACATTGCCTGCATCGGCATCACGAACCAGCGTGAGACTACCGTGCTCTGGGACGTGGAGACGGGTCGACCCGTGCACCGAGCCATTGTCTGGCAGGACACCCGCACCGACGACCTGCTCGCCAGGGTGCGTGAGAGCGAAGACGCCGATGAGCTGCGCCGAATCACCGGTTTGCCGTTGGCATCGTATTTCTGCGCGCCGAAAATCGCCTGGATTCTGGAATATTCCGAGCCGGCACGGTTAGCGGCCGAGCGGGGCACGCTGCGCTTCGGCACCATGGACACCTGGCTGCTGTGGAACCTCACCGGTGGGGTCCACGGCGGGGTGCACGCCACCGACATCACCAACGCTTCCCGCACCTTGCTCATGGATCTGGAGACCGGGCAGTGGCGGCCAGAACTCGGGGCGCACTTCGGGCTGGACCCGGAACAGCTGGGGCCGATGCTGCCGGAGATCCGGGCTTCAGTTTCTGACTTTGGCGCGGTGTCGGCCCGGGTGCCGCTGGCGGGCGTGCGAGTGACCGGGATCCTGGGCGACCAGCAGTCGGCCGCGTTCGGGCAGGCGGTGTTCGCCCCGGGCGAGGTGAAGAATACGTACGGCACCGGTTGTTTCCTGCTGCACAACACCGGTGCGGAGGTGGTGCGCTCGGAACACGGTCTGCTCTCCACTGTGGCCTATCAGCTCGACGGGGAGGCCCCGATGTATGCCCTGGAGGGCTCGATCGCCCAGGCCGGGTCGGTGGTGCAGTGGTTGCGTGACAATCTGGGGGTGATTACCACCTCCGAGGACGTCGAACGACTGGCGGGCACCGTCACCGATAACGGTGGCGTGTACTTCGTCCCGGCCTTCTCTGGATTGTTCGCCCCGCACTGGCGCCCGGACGCCCGGGGGCTGATTATTGGCCTGACCGGGTACGCCACGGCCGGGCACATTGCGCGCGCGGCCCTGGAAGCTACCGCCTTTCAGACCCGGGACGTGCTGGCCGCCGTCGTCGAAGACACGGGTCTGACTCCGGAGGTGATTCGGGCCGATGGCGGGATGAGCGTCAACGACGAGCTGATGCAATTTCAGGCGGATGTGCTGGGCGTGCCGGTCCAGCGGCCACGGAACGTGGAGACCACCGCACTGGGCGCAGCGTACGCCGCGGGACTGGGGCACGGGGTCTGGACGGATCTGGATCAGCTGCGCGAGCTCTGTGTCACCGGCCAACGATGGGAGCCTGCCATGGCCCCGGAACAGCGTGAGGCACTGAGGCGGCGCTGGGCTCGCGCCGTTGTCCACGCCCAGGGGTGGCTCCTCGACGACGCCTGA